The Halogeometricum rufum genome has a segment encoding these proteins:
- a CDS encoding tripartite tricarboxylate transporter permease, whose product MAATTTLTFALAGVCLGTVSGLVPGLHVNALALLLAAAAPTLPAPPAAVGAAVLAAGVVHTFLDVVPALVLGVPDAATAVGSLPGHRLVLAGRGREALRLSAVGSGVAVAGAVPLALPLSHLVAAGRAELYAALPAVLALVVVLLVAAEPTRRRRLGGVVCFGLAAGLGLLTLGVPTDGSLAPSAATSMLAPLFAGLFGAPVLVDALGGRGAIPPQEGARTALSPVATLRAAASGVGGGALVGYLPGVSAGVATVLALGGAGGESRLADGSSGDGGRTDRLYVVATSGADTATAVFAAAALVVVGDERSGVAVALSAVGGGGSPFGSVTALATVVFAAGVGCVLVPTVGDRYLAVVRRLPHRALSVAVLALLWVLAGVFAGVPGLCVFALAALVGLVPPRLGVRRVHLMGVLIGPVALG is encoded by the coding sequence ATGGCCGCGACGACCACACTCACGTTCGCTCTCGCCGGCGTCTGCCTCGGGACGGTGAGCGGACTCGTCCCCGGCCTGCACGTCAACGCCCTCGCGCTCCTGTTGGCCGCCGCCGCGCCGACGCTGCCCGCCCCGCCCGCCGCAGTCGGCGCCGCCGTCCTCGCGGCGGGCGTCGTCCACACGTTCCTCGACGTGGTGCCCGCACTCGTCCTCGGCGTCCCGGACGCGGCGACGGCGGTGGGGTCGCTGCCCGGCCACCGACTCGTCCTCGCCGGGCGCGGCCGCGAGGCACTCCGGCTCTCCGCCGTCGGGAGCGGCGTCGCCGTCGCGGGCGCGGTGCCGCTGGCGCTCCCGCTCTCGCACCTCGTCGCCGCCGGCCGCGCGGAACTGTACGCCGCGCTCCCGGCCGTTCTCGCCCTCGTCGTCGTCCTCCTCGTGGCCGCCGAGCCGACCCGGCGGCGGCGACTCGGCGGCGTCGTCTGCTTCGGACTCGCGGCGGGACTCGGACTGCTGACGCTCGGCGTCCCCACCGACGGGTCGCTCGCGCCGTCGGCCGCGACGTCGATGCTGGCACCGCTGTTCGCCGGCCTGTTCGGCGCGCCGGTCCTCGTCGATGCGCTCGGCGGGCGGGGAGCGATACCGCCGCAGGAGGGGGCGCGGACGGCGCTCTCGCCGGTGGCGACGCTCCGCGCGGCCGCGTCGGGCGTCGGCGGCGGTGCGCTCGTCGGCTACCTCCCGGGCGTCTCCGCGGGCGTGGCGACGGTGTTGGCACTCGGCGGCGCGGGGGGCGAGAGCCGCCTCGCCGACGGGTCGAGCGGAGACGGCGGCCGAACAGACCGCCTGTACGTCGTCGCGACCAGCGGAGCCGACACGGCGACGGCCGTCTTCGCCGCCGCGGCGCTCGTCGTGGTCGGCGACGAACGGAGCGGGGTGGCCGTCGCCCTCTCGGCCGTCGGCGGCGGCGGGTCCCCGTTCGGCTCGGTGACGGCGCTGGCCACCGTCGTCTTCGCCGCGGGCGTCGGGTGCGTACTGGTGCCGACTGTCGGCGACCGCTACCTCGCCGTCGTGCGCCGACTCCCGCACCGCGCGCTCTCCGTGGCGGTTCTCGCCCTGCTGTGGGTACTCGCGGGCGTCTTCGCGGGCGTGCCGGGGCTGTGCGTCTTCGCGCTCGCCGCACTCGTCGGCCTCGTCCCGCCGCGTCTGGGCGTCCGGCGCGTCCACCTGATGGGCGTGCTCATCGGCCCCGTCGCGCTCGGGTGA
- a CDS encoding HVO_2753 family zinc finger protein: protein MSQSEQRHARQCVSCGINISGMSAATFDCPECGTEISRCAKCRKQSNLYECPDCGFMGP from the coding sequence ATGAGCCAGTCCGAGCAGCGACACGCCAGACAGTGCGTGTCCTGCGGCATCAACATCTCCGGCATGAGCGCGGCGACGTTCGACTGCCCGGAGTGTGGCACCGAGATTTCGCGCTGTGCGAAGTGCCGAAAGCAGAGCAACCTCTACGAGTGTCCCGACTGCGGCTTCATGGGTCCGTAA
- a CDS encoding elongation factor 1-beta, protein MGKVAAKMKVMPNSPEIDLDELQERLEDSLPEGAKINGFERDDVAFGLVALLPTVIVPDDAGGTEAVEEAFSDVEGVESVAVENVGRI, encoded by the coding sequence ATGGGGAAAGTAGCTGCCAAGATGAAAGTCATGCCGAACAGCCCCGAAATCGACCTCGACGAACTCCAGGAACGACTGGAGGACTCCCTGCCCGAGGGTGCGAAGATAAACGGGTTCGAGCGTGACGACGTGGCGTTCGGACTCGTCGCACTCCTGCCGACGGTCATCGTCCCCGACGACGCCGGCGGGACGGAAGCCGTCGAGGAAGCGTTCTCGGACGTCGAGGGCGTCGAGAGCGTCGCCGTCGAGAACGTCGGCCGCATCTGA
- a CDS encoding cystathionine gamma-synthase translates to MDDDSDYSIETRAIHAGQDPDEETGALMTPIHANSTYAQDAPGDHRGYEYSRTGNPTRTDLEANLASLEGGAHGRAFSSGMGSINTVLNLLEAGDHVVTGDDVYGGTHRIFTQVYEEYDLSFDFVDTTDHDAVADAMREETALLWVETPTNPLMRVNDVSALADLAHEYDALCAVDNTFATPYLQRPLEHGADVVSHSLTKYLGGHSDVVAGALVTDDEELDERIGFYQNAVGATPSPFDCFLVLRGTKTLSVRMDRHCENASELARWLDDHERVADVYYPGLASHPQHELAAEQMDDFGGMLSFEVDGTLEQASTVVEETEVFTLAESLGGVESLIEQPAAMTHAAIPREERLAAGLTDGLVRVSVGIEHVDDMKADLDAAFDAAF, encoded by the coding sequence ATGGACGACGACAGCGACTACTCCATCGAGACGCGTGCCATCCACGCCGGACAGGACCCCGACGAGGAGACGGGCGCGCTGATGACGCCCATCCACGCGAACTCGACGTACGCGCAGGACGCGCCGGGCGACCACCGCGGCTACGAGTACTCCCGGACGGGCAACCCCACGCGCACGGACCTCGAAGCCAACCTCGCCTCCCTCGAGGGCGGCGCTCACGGCCGCGCGTTCTCCTCCGGGATGGGGTCGATAAACACCGTCTTGAACCTGCTCGAAGCGGGCGACCACGTCGTCACGGGCGACGACGTCTACGGCGGCACGCACCGTATCTTCACGCAGGTGTACGAGGAGTACGACCTCTCGTTCGACTTCGTGGACACGACGGACCACGACGCCGTCGCCGACGCGATGCGCGAGGAGACGGCCCTCCTGTGGGTCGAGACGCCGACGAACCCGCTGATGCGCGTCAACGACGTTTCGGCGCTGGCTGACCTCGCTCACGAGTACGACGCGCTCTGCGCCGTGGACAACACGTTCGCCACGCCGTACCTCCAGCGACCGCTCGAACACGGCGCGGACGTCGTCTCGCACTCGCTGACGAAGTACCTCGGCGGCCACTCGGACGTGGTGGCGGGCGCACTCGTCACCGACGACGAGGAACTGGACGAGCGAATCGGCTTCTACCAGAACGCCGTCGGCGCGACGCCGTCGCCGTTCGACTGCTTCCTCGTCCTCCGCGGGACGAAGACGCTCTCGGTCCGCATGGACCGCCACTGCGAGAACGCGAGCGAACTCGCCCGCTGGCTGGACGACCACGAACGCGTCGCCGACGTCTACTACCCGGGACTGGCGTCACACCCCCAGCACGAACTCGCGGCCGAACAGATGGACGACTTCGGCGGGATGCTGTCGTTCGAGGTGGACGGGACGCTCGAACAGGCCTCCACCGTCGTCGAGGAGACGGAAGTGTTCACGCTCGCGGAGAGTCTGGGCGGCGTCGAGAGCCTCATCGAGCAACCGGCGGCGATGACGCACGCGGCCATCCCGCGCGAGGAACGCCTCGCCGCCGGACTGACTGACGGACTCGTCCGCGTGTCGGTCGGTATCGAACACGTCGACGACATGAAGGCGGACCTCGACGCGGCGTTCGACGCCGCGTTCTGA
- a CDS encoding 50S ribosomal protein L21e: MPSSNGPLHGTRGKLSNKPRERGTSPPQRAIQEYDEGQKVHLKIDPSVRKGRFHARFNGHTGEVVGKQGRAFKVQINDGGKDKILVVRPAHLRAQQ, from the coding sequence ATGCCGAGTTCCAACGGTCCGCTTCACGGGACGAGAGGAAAGCTGTCGAACAAACCCCGCGAGCGCGGCACCTCCCCGCCGCAGCGAGCGATTCAGGAGTACGACGAGGGCCAGAAGGTCCACCTGAAGATCGACCCCAGCGTGCGAAAGGGCCGCTTCCACGCGCGCTTCAACGGCCACACGGGCGAAGTGGTCGGCAAGCAGGGTCGCGCGTTCAAGGTCCAGATCAACGACGGCGGGAAGGACAAGATTCTCGTCGTCCGGCCCGCCCACCTGCGCGCCCAGCAGTAA
- a CDS encoding RNA polymerase Rpb4 family protein produces MTIFKEKVHEEYLTTSEVKELLEDVEAERAADEERELRYELARAIEHVNRFAFLDPEESVELVEELLELEKVDEATAFKIADLLPQSRDELRAVYAQERYALSGDELDEILDVVAKYA; encoded by the coding sequence ATGACCATCTTCAAAGAGAAGGTACACGAGGAGTATCTCACCACGAGCGAGGTCAAGGAACTCCTCGAAGACGTCGAAGCCGAACGCGCCGCGGACGAGGAGCGTGAACTCCGTTACGAACTCGCTCGCGCCATCGAACACGTGAACCGCTTCGCCTTCCTCGACCCCGAAGAGTCGGTCGAACTCGTCGAGGAACTCCTCGAACTGGAGAAGGTCGACGAGGCGACGGCGTTCAAAATCGCGGACCTCCTCCCCCAGAGCCGGGACGAACTCCGCGCCGTCTACGCGCAGGAGCGGTACGCGCTCAGCGGCGACGAACTCGACGAGATTCTGGACGTCGTCGCGAAGTACGCCTGA
- a CDS encoding DUF655 domain-containing protein — protein MTSAESGDADPDTSVDETESGADAATDVTSAVVLDHLPHGRPDDDRPRYKKSPLAYALGEKNFRLFELRLGDDSDVSIGDKVVLFPAEERDAVEELREVGYDDLSNTAHSELEYVVEDVVEENERRFVDFYNDAQPITLRLHQLNLLPGIGKKLRNNILDERKRGPYESFEDLEDRVSGLHHPRDVLVERIMEELRDDDLKYKAFVGRDS, from the coding sequence ATGACAAGCGCTGAGAGCGGAGACGCCGACCCCGACACGTCGGTCGACGAGACCGAGAGCGGCGCCGACGCGGCGACGGACGTGACGTCCGCCGTCGTCCTCGACCACCTCCCGCACGGGCGACCGGACGACGACCGGCCGCGATACAAGAAATCCCCGCTCGCGTACGCCCTCGGTGAGAAGAACTTCCGCCTCTTCGAGCTTCGACTCGGCGACGACTCGGACGTCTCCATCGGTGACAAGGTGGTACTCTTCCCGGCGGAGGAACGCGACGCCGTCGAGGAACTCCGCGAAGTCGGCTACGACGACCTGTCGAACACGGCGCACTCGGAACTGGAGTACGTCGTCGAGGACGTCGTCGAGGAGAACGAGCGGCGCTTCGTGGACTTCTACAACGACGCCCAGCCCATCACGCTGCGCCTCCACCAGTTGAACCTCCTGCCGGGCATCGGGAAGAAACTCCGGAACAACATCCTCGACGAGCGCAAACGCGGCCCGTACGAGAGCTTCGAGGACCTCGAAGACCGAGTGTCGGGCCTCCACCACCCCCGCGACGTGCTGGTCGAGCGAATCATGGAGGAACTCCGCGACGACGATCTGAAGTACAAGGCGTTCGTCGGGCGAGACAGCTAG
- a CDS encoding 16S ribosomal RNA methyltransferase A — protein MTEPQPDPTEAAAHAPRDPDRLIRRAGLRGDPDQDQHFLVDDRVLDRIPGYLPDDADASHVLEVGAGTGALTDRLLRVADRVTVVERDTRLASFLREEFAADVEDGRLTVLEGDALELDLPDVTACVSNLPYGISSEITFRLLPRGIPLVLMFQKEFGERMAAEAGGDDYGRLSVSAQHYGDVEVVETVPKEAFDPAPAVESVVVRVTPRAPDYEVADEAFFLDFVKALFTQRRKTIRNGIRNTAHISGLSDPEAVVEAADEDLLRKRAGNVTPREFAALAALADEHGR, from the coding sequence ATGACCGAGCCGCAGCCAGACCCGACAGAGGCGGCGGCGCACGCGCCGCGCGACCCGGACCGACTCATCCGACGCGCGGGCCTGCGCGGCGACCCCGACCAGGACCAGCACTTCCTCGTGGACGACCGAGTGCTCGACCGTATCCCCGGCTACCTCCCCGACGACGCGGACGCCTCGCACGTCCTCGAAGTCGGCGCGGGGACGGGCGCGCTGACCGACCGACTGCTCCGCGTCGCCGACCGGGTGACCGTCGTCGAACGCGACACGCGCCTCGCCTCGTTCCTCCGCGAGGAGTTCGCCGCGGACGTCGAGGACGGTCGACTGACGGTGCTGGAGGGCGACGCGCTCGAACTCGACCTGCCGGACGTCACCGCCTGCGTCTCGAACCTCCCGTACGGCATCTCCTCGGAGATAACGTTCCGCCTGCTCCCCCGCGGAATCCCCCTCGTGCTGATGTTCCAGAAGGAGTTCGGCGAGCGGATGGCCGCCGAGGCGGGCGGCGACGACTACGGCCGCCTCTCGGTGAGCGCGCAGCACTACGGCGACGTGGAAGTCGTCGAGACGGTTCCGAAGGAGGCGTTCGACCCCGCCCCGGCCGTCGAGAGCGTCGTCGTCCGCGTGACGCCGCGCGCGCCCGACTACGAGGTGGCCGACGAGGCGTTCTTCCTCGACTTCGTGAAGGCGCTTTTCACCCAGCGACGCAAGACCATCCGCAACGGCATCCGCAACACCGCGCACATCTCCGGGCTGTCCGACCCCGAGGCCGTCGTCGAGGCGGCCGACGAGGACCTGTTGCGAAAGCGCGCGGGGAACGTGACGCCGCGGGAGTTCGCGGCGCTGGCGGCGCTGGCCGACGAACACGGCCGGTGA
- a CDS encoding mechanosensitive ion channel family protein, protein MLVALSTTPLQGVGTALQQLGEAVPSFAGRVAVTGAIVFLTTVVLARSDELHDYDLPGVPSALWSLLVTLTTMTLAIGAAALIVGVWGQAEAVASVFEGYDFGYESFVKLGLSVLLLVGAYTMTSLVRRLVDEVTEARPAVSQHQREIAYRIAQLSLYVVGVAIVLAIWEVNLGGVLVGAGFLGIVVGMAARQTLGALLAGFVLMFSRPFEIGDWIEVGDHEGIVTDITVVNTRIQTFDGEYVMIPNDVVSSESLVNRSRKGRLRIEVEVGVDYDADPKRAADLALDAVEGLDEPLNVPTPQVVLKRFADSAVVLGVRVWIDRPSARRKWRTQTSVIAAVKDAFESADIKIPFPQRELMARTEEDGFVVAGDASGRRRRPTDARTEAEATTDGGDDGDANPESDGRRDDGDRRAGGEHRGDGESHDAALSNGDRDGDGEEDES, encoded by the coding sequence ATGCTCGTGGCGCTCTCGACGACACCGCTGCAGGGGGTCGGTACGGCGCTCCAACAGTTGGGGGAGGCGGTTCCATCGTTCGCCGGGCGCGTCGCCGTCACCGGCGCCATCGTCTTCCTGACGACTGTCGTCCTCGCCAGGAGCGACGAACTCCACGACTACGACCTGCCGGGCGTTCCGAGCGCGCTGTGGAGCCTGCTCGTGACGCTGACGACGATGACGCTGGCGATCGGCGCCGCCGCCCTCATCGTCGGCGTCTGGGGGCAGGCCGAGGCCGTCGCGTCGGTGTTCGAGGGCTACGACTTCGGCTACGAGTCGTTCGTCAAACTCGGACTCTCCGTCCTCCTCCTCGTCGGCGCGTACACGATGACGAGTCTGGTGCGGCGTCTCGTCGACGAGGTGACGGAGGCCCGACCGGCGGTCAGCCAGCACCAGCGCGAGATAGCCTACCGCATCGCGCAACTGTCGCTGTACGTCGTCGGCGTCGCCATCGTCCTCGCCATCTGGGAGGTGAACCTCGGCGGCGTCCTCGTCGGCGCCGGGTTCCTCGGCATCGTCGTCGGGATGGCCGCCAGACAGACGCTCGGCGCGTTGCTGGCGGGGTTCGTCCTGATGTTCTCCCGACCGTTCGAGATAGGCGACTGGATAGAGGTGGGCGACCACGAGGGAATCGTCACCGACATCACCGTCGTCAACACGCGCATCCAGACGTTCGACGGCGAGTACGTGATGATTCCGAACGACGTCGTCTCCTCGGAGAGCCTCGTCAACCGGAGCCGGAAGGGGCGGCTTCGCATCGAAGTCGAGGTGGGCGTCGACTACGACGCGGACCCGAAGCGCGCCGCGGACCTCGCCCTCGACGCCGTCGAGGGACTGGACGAACCGCTCAACGTCCCGACGCCGCAGGTGGTGCTGAAGCGGTTCGCCGACTCGGCCGTCGTCCTCGGCGTCCGCGTCTGGATAGACCGGCCCAGCGCGCGCCGCAAGTGGCGCACGCAGACGTCGGTCATCGCCGCGGTGAAGGACGCCTTCGAATCCGCAGACATCAAGATTCCCTTCCCGCAACGGGAACTCATGGCCCGCACCGAGGAGGACGGCTTCGTCGTCGCCGGCGACGCGAGCGGTCGGCGTCGACGACCGACGGACGCGCGGACGGAGGCGGAGGCGACGACCGACGGGGGGGACGACGGCGACGCGAACCCGGAGAGCGACGGGCGCCGGGACGACGGCGACCGCCGCGCCGGCGGCGAACACCGCGGCGACGGCGAGAGCCACGACGCGGCGCTTTCGAACGGCGACCGTGACGGCGACGGCGAGGAGGACGAGTCGTGA
- a CDS encoding HemK2/MTQ2 family protein methyltransferase: protein MTDDLAERRGMETNVYQPAEDSALLAEAVVDHARGRFLEVGTGSGWVAERAARDAEVTRVVASDVNPHACESARERGAALRAEGHLGIEAVRANLVDPFRDGAFDTVAFNPPYLPTDPDNEWDDWMESALSGGESGRKFLNPFVDDVGRVLADGGRVLLLVSSLTGFEEVVARVEARGFDHETVVQESYPFETLSVLRLTRGSASKSAAEE from the coding sequence GTGACCGACGACCTGGCCGAACGGCGCGGGATGGAGACGAACGTCTACCAACCGGCCGAGGACTCCGCCCTCCTCGCGGAGGCGGTGGTCGACCACGCGCGCGGTCGCTTCCTCGAAGTCGGCACCGGGTCGGGGTGGGTCGCCGAACGGGCGGCCCGCGACGCCGAGGTGACGCGCGTCGTCGCCAGCGACGTGAACCCGCACGCCTGCGAGAGCGCGCGCGAACGCGGCGCGGCCCTCCGCGCAGAGGGGCACCTCGGAATCGAAGCCGTGCGCGCGAACCTCGTGGACCCCTTCCGAGACGGAGCCTTCGACACGGTGGCGTTCAACCCGCCGTACCTGCCGACCGACCCCGACAACGAGTGGGACGACTGGATGGAGAGCGCCCTCTCGGGCGGCGAGAGCGGTCGGAAGTTCCTGAACCCGTTCGTGGACGACGTGGGGCGCGTCCTCGCCGACGGGGGGCGCGTCCTCCTCCTCGTCAGTTCGCTCACGGGCTTCGAGGAAGTCGTCGCGCGCGTCGAAGCCCGCGGGTTCGACCACGAGACGGTCGTGCAAGAGTCGTACCCGTTCGAGACGCTGTCGGTGCTCCGACTGACGCGGGGGTCGGCGTCGAAGTCGGCGGCCGAGGAATAA
- a CDS encoding 5-methyltetrahydropteroyltriglutamate--homocysteine methyltransferase, with product MTELVATSPGLFPLPDWAKSDLSDLKGHQKDDLISGDESDEIVAVYDEAREEVVGDQRDAGLDRVVEGQLRWDDMLAHPLAVHDNVETGGIVRYYDNNNFYRDPQVVGDLTFSGDVAAELEAAAEFAGEAPLQAVLPGPYSLAELATDDHYGDDADFLAAVGDFLAGEVEAFPEHETLFLLDPSLVTDAPDDDVAERVPEAIDAVADATDADVVVHTYWGAIDEKTYAHLMDADVEAIGFDFVAGDRETTLYNVNEYGAKDDVALGLADGQNTLVEDPETIRERVDWVNGQIQGDDFDTAYVTTNTEPFYLPVNKHQEKLCALATAADLESEVEA from the coding sequence ATGACCGAACTGGTAGCGACGTCGCCCGGGCTATTCCCCCTCCCGGACTGGGCGAAGTCGGACCTCTCAGACCTCAAAGGGCACCAGAAGGACGACCTCATCTCCGGCGACGAGTCGGACGAAATCGTCGCCGTCTACGACGAGGCGCGCGAGGAAGTCGTCGGCGACCAACGCGACGCGGGCCTCGACAGAGTCGTCGAGGGACAACTCCGCTGGGACGACATGCTCGCTCACCCCCTCGCCGTTCACGACAACGTCGAGACGGGCGGCATCGTCCGGTACTACGACAACAACAACTTCTACCGCGACCCGCAGGTCGTCGGCGACCTGACGTTCTCCGGCGACGTGGCCGCGGAGTTGGAGGCGGCGGCCGAGTTCGCGGGCGAGGCGCCCCTGCAGGCCGTCCTCCCCGGCCCGTACTCGCTGGCCGAACTCGCCACGGACGACCACTACGGCGACGACGCCGACTTCCTCGCCGCCGTCGGCGACTTCCTCGCCGGCGAAGTCGAGGCGTTCCCCGAACACGAGACGCTGTTCCTGCTCGACCCCTCGCTGGTGACGGACGCGCCCGACGACGACGTCGCGGAGCGAGTCCCCGAGGCCATCGACGCCGTCGCGGACGCGACTGACGCCGACGTGGTCGTCCACACCTACTGGGGCGCCATCGACGAGAAGACGTACGCGCACCTGATGGACGCCGACGTGGAGGCCATCGGCTTCGACTTCGTCGCCGGCGACCGCGAGACGACGCTCTACAACGTCAACGAGTACGGCGCGAAGGACGACGTGGCCCTCGGACTCGCCGACGGGCAGAACACCCTCGTCGAGGACCCCGAGACCATCCGCGAACGCGTCGACTGGGTGAACGGCCAGATTCAGGGCGACGACTTCGACACCGCCTACGTGACGACGAACACCGAACCGTTCTACCTCCCCGTGAACAAGCATCAGGAGAAACTCTGCGCGTTGGCGACGGCCGCCGACCTCGAATCGGAGGTGGAGGCGTAA
- a CDS encoding methionine synthase — MSRNAENREQFRPNDHDAEHFLLTTVVGSYPKPKWLNRSKELAEDDASKFDDDDLTEAYDDAACVITHEHEDAGLDTVVDGEMRREEMVEYFAHRIPGYEFNGPVKVWGHNYFDKPSVASEVEYDEPWLVDEFEFTSNVAEKPVKVPITGPYTLARWSFNEAYDTEADLAYDLADLVNKEVEKLVEAGAKYVQIDEPALATTPDDHAIVGECLERIVAGIPDDVRIGLHVCYGDYSRIYPEINDFPIDEFDVELCNGGYEQIDVFTDPEFEPDLALGVVDVHTAEVESVEEIKENILEGLKVVPPERLTVSPDCGVKLLPREVAYQKMENMVTAAREVEAELDAGEIDVTAPTPNAD, encoded by the coding sequence ATGTCCCGAAACGCCGAGAACCGCGAGCAGTTCCGCCCGAACGACCACGACGCCGAGCACTTCCTGCTCACCACCGTCGTCGGGAGCTATCCCAAGCCGAAGTGGCTGAACCGGTCGAAGGAACTCGCCGAGGACGACGCCTCGAAGTTCGACGACGACGACCTGACGGAGGCGTACGACGACGCCGCCTGCGTCATCACGCACGAACACGAGGACGCCGGACTCGACACCGTCGTGGACGGTGAGATGCGCCGCGAGGAGATGGTCGAGTACTTCGCCCACCGCATCCCGGGCTACGAGTTCAACGGCCCCGTCAAGGTGTGGGGGCACAACTACTTCGACAAGCCCTCCGTCGCGAGCGAAGTCGAGTACGACGAACCGTGGCTGGTCGACGAGTTCGAGTTCACCTCGAACGTCGCCGAGAAGCCCGTCAAAGTCCCCATCACGGGGCCGTACACGCTCGCGCGCTGGTCGTTCAACGAGGCGTACGACACCGAGGCGGACCTCGCCTACGACCTCGCGGACCTCGTGAACAAGGAGGTCGAGAAACTGGTCGAGGCGGGCGCGAAGTACGTCCAGATAGACGAACCCGCGCTGGCGACGACGCCGGACGACCACGCCATCGTCGGCGAGTGTCTCGAACGCATCGTCGCGGGCATCCCCGACGACGTGCGCATCGGCCTGCACGTCTGCTACGGCGACTACTCGCGCATCTACCCCGAGATAAACGACTTCCCCATCGACGAGTTCGACGTGGAACTGTGCAACGGCGGCTACGAGCAGATAGACGTGTTCACCGACCCCGAGTTCGAACCCGACCTCGCACTCGGCGTCGTCGACGTCCACACCGCCGAAGTCGAGTCCGTCGAGGAGATAAAGGAGAACATCCTCGAGGGCCTCAAAGTCGTCCCGCCGGAGCGACTCACCGTGTCGCCCGACTGCGGCGTGAAACTCCTCCCGCGCGAGGTGGCCTACCAGAAGATGGAGAACATGGTGACGGCCGCCCGCGAGGTCGAGGCCGAACTCGACGCCGGCGAGATAGACGTCACCGCGCCGACGCCGAACGCCGACTGA
- a CDS encoding dCTP deaminase/dUTPase family protein, with protein MSDTLADRLDGIVHAETQVHDGGVDLTAAEIRVVEDPGRVDFGGGELTAAESAPVETEKRDPDDDYGWWNLDGGQYLLSYNETLTGEDTAVLQPRTELRERGASHPTLFTDSLGTVPLSMPTGGIRLKENARVSTLLPSP; from the coding sequence ATGAGCGACACGCTCGCCGACCGACTCGACGGCATCGTCCACGCGGAGACGCAGGTCCACGACGGGGGCGTCGACCTGACCGCCGCGGAGATACGCGTCGTCGAGGATCCCGGGCGCGTGGACTTCGGCGGCGGCGAACTGACCGCCGCCGAGTCCGCGCCCGTCGAGACGGAGAAGCGAGACCCCGACGACGACTACGGCTGGTGGAACCTCGACGGCGGTCAGTACCTCCTGTCGTACAACGAGACGCTCACGGGCGAGGATACCGCCGTACTCCAACCTCGGACCGAACTGCGCGAACGCGGCGCCTCGCACCCGACGCTGTTCACCGACTCGCTCGGAACCGTCCCGCTGTCGATGCCCACCGGCGGCATCCGCCTGAAGGAGAACGCGCGCGTCTCGACGCTCCTGCCGTCGCCGTAG